One window from the genome of Rhodopseudomonas sp. P2A-2r encodes:
- a CDS encoding COG4223 family protein yields MVDDRPEHTAPDLGRPDLGRPKRPPPTIDLAATEVTSETAASNAGAPEAPAETQAEPQLEHTSEPPAAAETESPAEVEAAATEPAAPPAPKSSAALAAGSGALAAAVVVGIAWFAGWQATPSAPEAPQANSMALDALSARIARVESRPAPTASPGAAAAPDPALAARLDALEKSVTALRSDLAAISAQSERAAAAVADLKSAPPAAAPPVNLAPINDRLSKIERAATALRAEAAQQAAKPADDRPLRRVVAASLLDGTLRQSEPYAAQLGAAKPLAEDANALKPLDAFAASGLPTAAALSRELLAVLPKLTATPEPAPTTGTGFVDRLQAGAVRLLRIERTDAVAGDDRNAIVSRATAAALRNDVASARRELNALQPADRGAVQAWIDKVDARDAALAASRQFAADAMAALNKPAP; encoded by the coding sequence ATGGTCGATGACAGGCCCGAACACACTGCGCCGGATCTGGGCCGGCCCGATCTGGGCAGGCCGAAGCGCCCGCCGCCGACCATCGACCTCGCGGCCACCGAGGTGACCAGCGAAACCGCCGCCAGCAACGCCGGTGCCCCCGAAGCCCCGGCTGAGACGCAGGCCGAACCCCAGCTGGAGCATACGTCCGAGCCCCCGGCCGCCGCTGAGACTGAATCCCCCGCCGAAGTGGAGGCCGCCGCCACCGAGCCGGCCGCGCCCCCTGCGCCCAAATCCTCTGCCGCCCTCGCCGCCGGGTCCGGCGCCCTTGCCGCAGCCGTCGTGGTCGGCATTGCATGGTTCGCCGGCTGGCAGGCGACCCCGAGTGCCCCGGAAGCCCCGCAGGCCAACAGCATGGCGCTGGACGCGCTCAGCGCCCGCATTGCCCGCGTCGAGTCGCGGCCGGCGCCGACCGCGTCGCCAGGCGCTGCCGCGGCGCCCGATCCCGCGTTGGCCGCGCGCCTCGATGCGCTGGAAAAATCCGTCACCGCGCTGCGCAGCGACCTCGCCGCCATCAGCGCCCAGTCGGAACGCGCCGCAGCCGCGGTCGCCGACCTCAAATCCGCGCCGCCGGCCGCTGCCCCGCCGGTGAATCTTGCGCCGATCAACGACCGGCTCAGCAAGATCGAACGTGCCGCCACGGCGCTGCGGGCCGAGGCTGCGCAGCAGGCCGCAAAACCCGCCGACGACAGACCGTTGCGCCGCGTCGTCGCGGCCTCGCTGCTCGACGGCACGCTGCGCCAAAGTGAGCCCTATGCGGCGCAGCTCGGCGCCGCCAAGCCGCTGGCGGAGGACGCCAATGCACTGAAGCCGCTCGACGCCTTCGCCGCGTCCGGCCTGCCGACCGCCGCGGCGCTGAGCCGCGAGCTGCTCGCGGTGCTGCCGAAGCTGACCGCGACGCCGGAGCCGGCGCCGACCACCGGCACCGGATTCGTCGACCGGCTGCAGGCCGGCGCCGTCCGGCTGCTGCGCATCGAACGCACCGACGCGGTGGCCGGCGACGACCGCAACGCCATCGTGTCCCGCGCCACCGCCGCGGCCTTGCGCAACGACGTCGCTTCGGCGCGGCGTGAGCTCAATGCGCTGCAGCCGGCCGATCGCGGCGCCGTGCAGGCCTGGATCGACAAGGTCGACGCGCGCGATGCCGCGCTCGCCGCTTCCCGCCAGTTCGCAGCCGACGCGATGGCGGCGCTCAACAAGCCGGCGCCATAG
- a CDS encoding EVE domain-containing protein → MKHWLMKSEPSTWSWDQQVAKGAKGEAWTGVRNHSAKLFMMQMKKGDRAFFYHSNEGKEIVGVVEIIKEHYPDPTDESGKFVCVDIKADKPLKTPVTLAAVKLEKQLSEMALIKLSRLSVQPVTPEEWKIVCKMGGF, encoded by the coding sequence ATGAAACACTGGCTGATGAAATCCGAGCCCTCGACCTGGTCGTGGGACCAGCAGGTCGCCAAAGGCGCCAAGGGCGAGGCCTGGACCGGCGTGCGCAACCACAGCGCCAAACTGTTCATGATGCAGATGAAGAAGGGCGACCGCGCGTTCTTCTATCACTCCAACGAGGGCAAGGAGATCGTCGGCGTCGTCGAGATCATCAAAGAGCACTATCCCGACCCTACCGATGAATCCGGCAAGTTCGTCTGCGTCGACATCAAGGCCGACAAGCCGCTGAAGACGCCGGTGACGCTGGCCGCGGTCAAACTGGAGAAGCAGCTGTCGGAAATGGCCTTGATCAAACTGTCGCGGCTGTCGGTGCAGCCGGTGACACCAGAGGAATGGAAGATCGTCTGCAAGATGGGCGGGTTCTGA
- a CDS encoding NAD(P)H-dependent glycerol-3-phosphate dehydrogenase, with protein MAAFNSIAVIGAGAWGTALASVAARAGRDVVLYARTPAAATLIDDSRENPRLPGVPLDDAIKVTSDLALAGRADIILLATPAQNLREALTALAPHLRDAAPVIATAKGIERGTHQFMTEVIAAAAPTAIPAILSGPSFADDVARGLPTAVTLATSNEALAIALVHALGSATFRPYHSTDVRGVEIGGAAKNVLAIAAGIVAGKRLGASALAALTTRGFSELSRLGRACGARVETMAGLSGLGDLILSCSSAQSRNFSLGAALGRGEQPPRNKLAEGEFTAPVLTELAASKDVDMPVARAVAAILAGHATIDQAIEGLLTRPFKAEG; from the coding sequence GTGGCCGCCTTCAACAGCATCGCGGTGATCGGCGCCGGGGCCTGGGGCACCGCGCTGGCCAGCGTCGCCGCGCGGGCCGGGCGCGATGTGGTGCTGTATGCGCGCACGCCAGCCGCAGCGACGCTGATCGACGACAGCCGGGAAAATCCACGGCTGCCGGGCGTTCCGCTGGACGACGCCATCAAGGTCACCAGCGATCTCGCACTGGCCGGGCGTGCCGATATCATCCTGCTGGCAACCCCGGCGCAGAATCTGCGCGAGGCGCTGACCGCGCTGGCGCCGCATCTGCGCGACGCCGCGCCGGTGATCGCCACCGCCAAGGGCATCGAGCGCGGCACCCACCAGTTCATGACCGAGGTGATCGCCGCAGCCGCGCCGACGGCGATCCCGGCGATCTTGTCCGGACCGAGTTTCGCCGACGACGTGGCGCGCGGGTTGCCGACCGCGGTGACGCTGGCGACCTCGAATGAGGCGCTAGCCATTGCGCTTGTGCATGCGCTGGGCTCGGCGACGTTCCGGCCCTATCACTCCACCGACGTGCGCGGCGTCGAGATCGGCGGCGCGGCGAAGAACGTGCTGGCGATCGCCGCCGGCATCGTCGCCGGCAAGCGGCTCGGCGCCTCGGCGCTGGCGGCGCTGACCACGCGCGGCTTCAGCGAATTGTCGCGGCTCGGCCGCGCCTGCGGCGCGCGCGTTGAGACCATGGCCGGCCTGTCCGGCCTCGGCGACCTGATCCTCAGCTGCTCCAGCGCGCAGTCGCGTAATTTCTCGCTCGGCGCGGCGCTCGGCCGCGGCGAGCAACCGCCGCGCAACAAGCTCGCCGAGGGCGAATTCACCGCGCCGGTGCTGACCGAACTGGCGGCGTCGAAAGACGTCGACATGCCGGTCGCCCGTGCCGTCGCCGCCATTCTCGCGGGGCATGCCACCATCGACCAGGCCATCGAGGGCCTGCTGACACGACCGTTCAAGGCTGAGGGATAG
- a CDS encoding DUF4118 domain-containing protein, which translates to MADTQSNLQQDIAPEAAPLLGPVASGLIGYLAAIAMTAVATLAAIAADSKVSIPNLSLVFVVPVVIAGVSLGLGPSLCSAVLGALAFNFFLTEPRYSLAVDDAANIWAIGLLLVVGVIVSGVAFTSRQRASEAALLRRQANVLSGYSRDVVAAGNVHGVLTVTAQALAALFQVPAVVMLMAEGRVVALRQVGELEPREAELEAARSALATGTVVRGGVYPDLASRFDFWPVPAAEGRTAVIGLAFDPDERPPLPDVAVDVVVRMLGLVLDRQQPRAGQAAPPAG; encoded by the coding sequence GTGGCCGATACCCAATCGAACCTGCAGCAGGACATCGCGCCGGAGGCCGCCCCGCTGCTTGGCCCGGTCGCATCCGGGCTGATCGGCTATCTGGCGGCGATCGCCATGACCGCCGTCGCCACGCTCGCCGCCATCGCGGCCGACAGCAAGGTGTCGATCCCCAACCTGTCCCTGGTCTTCGTCGTGCCGGTGGTCATCGCCGGCGTCAGCCTCGGCCTCGGGCCGTCGCTGTGTTCGGCGGTGCTGGGCGCGCTGGCGTTCAATTTCTTCCTGACCGAGCCGCGCTACTCGCTGGCCGTCGACGACGCCGCGAACATCTGGGCGATTGGGCTGCTGCTGGTGGTCGGCGTCATCGTCAGCGGCGTGGCCTTCACCTCGCGCCAGCGCGCCAGCGAGGCGGCGCTGCTGCGACGGCAGGCCAATGTGCTGAGCGGCTACAGCCGCGACGTGGTCGCGGCCGGCAATGTCCATGGGGTCCTGACCGTCACCGCCCAGGCGCTGGCGGCGCTGTTCCAGGTTCCCGCGGTGGTGATGCTAATGGCGGAGGGCCGGGTGGTGGCGCTCCGGCAGGTCGGCGAGCTCGAACCGCGCGAGGCCGAACTGGAGGCGGCGCGCTCGGCGCTGGCGACCGGAACCGTGGTGCGCGGCGGCGTCTATCCGGATCTGGCCTCGCGCTTCGACTTCTGGCCGGTGCCGGCGGCCGAGGGCCGCACTGCCGTCATCGGCCTCGCCTTCGATCCCGATGAGCGCCCGCCGCTGCCGGACGTGGCGGTCGACGTCGTCGTGCGGATGCTGGGCCTGGTGCTGGACCGCCAGCAGCCGCGCGCTGGGCAAGCGGCCCCGCCGGCCGGCTGA